In a single window of the Methylophaga frappieri genome:
- a CDS encoding AsmA family protein: MRTLIKVIVGLVILLIVAIAAIPFFVDPNDYKDEIASQVEKATGRQLVIQGDIELSVFPWLALQLGQMSLSNAEGFEADNFAQVNAADIRIKLLPLLKKEIEMDTIVLDGLVLNLETDKNGKTNWQDLSQSGEVTAETNAADEIPDDAPPALAAISIAGVQLTDANIMWSDASKGENYQLRNLNLETDPLVPGQPTALSMKFDIISAKPAAKAYVTLDSDIIVDMENEHYQLTDLNVTTLAEGSELPFDQLNLALNADISAEMARQVITIGDMNLETMVSKDDQQFTGALTGQVNADLNAQNYTVTDLLLDGTITAPDLPGGKAPVKLSADVTSNLASQTASLTDLAVQVQELVLNGQIKAEKILSDTPAFNGNMQVNNFNLRQLAEDLKVDLPEMADESTLENVALKTQLSGSSNHIALQEMTVVLDQSTLTGDFRLTNFAAPAYQFNLVLDKIDADRYLPPPSETEAEPAPPASAAAGAATELPLDTLRQINAKGSLKVGELKITGLTSKNILVTINAENGLIKLTPLQADLYEGQYQGNVTIDARNTRLKFAVDERLTGIQAGPLLKDISGDDKISGKADAAVKLTGTGANIDEIKKSLTGNGNFAFSDGALKGINIAGAIRQAKAVLQGQKLADDNTPQTTDFSKLSGSFTANEGIIQNDDLELMSPLLRVQGKGKANLSSEAIDYGLRVSIVGTAEGQGGKALADLKGVTIPVKITGTFASPKPSVDLAAVVKDQAEEKIKAKAEEKLKEKLGDEVGGLLGGALLGNKKAAPEADSEPENQANSAPETATSEAAPSDTPDQGSAPSAEEQLKEEVKDKLKKLF; the protein is encoded by the coding sequence ATGCGCACATTGATAAAAGTTATTGTCGGCCTAGTCATTCTCCTTATCGTCGCCATCGCAGCCATTCCGTTTTTTGTTGACCCGAATGACTATAAGGATGAAATTGCCTCTCAAGTCGAAAAAGCGACTGGACGGCAATTAGTGATTCAAGGCGACATTGAACTCTCTGTGTTTCCATGGCTTGCTTTGCAACTTGGTCAAATGTCACTCAGTAATGCTGAGGGGTTCGAAGCGGACAATTTTGCTCAGGTTAATGCCGCTGATATCCGAATTAAACTGTTGCCATTACTCAAGAAAGAAATCGAGATGGACACCATTGTGCTCGATGGACTGGTGCTGAATCTGGAAACAGACAAAAATGGCAAAACAAATTGGCAAGATCTCAGTCAATCAGGCGAAGTCACCGCTGAAACTAACGCAGCAGATGAGATTCCTGATGATGCGCCACCCGCCTTGGCTGCTATCAGTATTGCCGGTGTCCAACTGACTGACGCTAACATTATGTGGTCGGATGCCAGTAAAGGGGAAAATTACCAGCTACGTAACCTGAACCTTGAAACGGATCCGCTTGTCCCCGGCCAACCCACCGCATTAAGCATGAAGTTTGACATTATCAGTGCTAAACCTGCCGCCAAGGCCTATGTCACTCTCGATTCAGACATCATTGTCGACATGGAAAATGAGCACTATCAGCTGACAGATCTCAATGTCACGACTCTCGCCGAAGGAAGCGAACTGCCATTTGATCAACTGAATTTAGCTTTGAATGCAGATATCAGCGCAGAAATGGCGCGACAAGTCATCACCATTGGTGACATGAATCTTGAAACCATGGTCAGTAAAGATGACCAGCAATTTACTGGCGCTTTAACCGGTCAAGTCAATGCCGACTTGAATGCCCAGAATTACACGGTGACCGACTTGTTACTTGATGGCACCATCACCGCTCCGGATTTACCCGGCGGCAAAGCTCCCGTCAAATTGAGTGCCGACGTTACTTCAAATCTGGCTTCGCAAACTGCCAGCCTGACTGATTTAGCCGTTCAGGTTCAGGAGTTAGTGTTAAATGGGCAAATCAAGGCCGAGAAAATTTTATCTGACACGCCAGCTTTCAACGGAAATATGCAGGTTAATAATTTCAATTTGCGTCAGCTCGCTGAAGATCTTAAAGTCGATTTACCCGAGATGGCCGACGAAAGCACCCTGGAAAATGTGGCCTTAAAGACACAGTTGTCTGGCTCAAGCAACCACATTGCCTTGCAGGAAATGACCGTTGTGCTCGATCAAAGTACGCTCACTGGTGATTTTCGGTTAACCAATTTTGCCGCGCCAGCCTATCAGTTTAATTTGGTACTGGATAAAATCGACGCTGATCGTTACCTGCCACCACCGTCTGAAACCGAAGCAGAGCCTGCTCCACCAGCAAGCGCTGCCGCAGGGGCTGCGACAGAACTGCCTTTGGACACCTTACGTCAGATAAACGCCAAAGGCAGTCTGAAAGTCGGTGAGCTTAAAATTACAGGGCTGACCAGCAAGAATATTCTGGTTACGATCAACGCCGAAAATGGTCTGATCAAGCTTACGCCATTACAAGCCGATTTATATGAAGGCCAATATCAGGGCAATGTCACTATCGATGCCCGCAATACACGTCTTAAATTTGCTGTCGATGAGCGTCTGACAGGGATTCAAGCCGGGCCACTTCTCAAGGATATCAGCGGCGATGACAAAATCTCTGGTAAAGCCGATGCTGCAGTGAAATTAACTGGTACCGGTGCCAATATTGACGAAATTAAAAAAAGCCTGACTGGTAACGGTAATTTCGCTTTTTCCGATGGCGCTCTGAAAGGTATCAATATTGCTGGCGCGATTCGTCAAGCCAAAGCGGTTTTACAAGGACAAAAGCTTGCTGATGATAATACGCCGCAAACAACGGACTTCAGCAAATTATCCGGTTCTTTTACCGCTAATGAAGGCATTATTCAAAATGATGATTTGGAATTAATGTCCCCCTTATTGCGTGTTCAAGGTAAGGGAAAAGCCAATCTGAGTAGTGAAGCTATTGATTATGGATTAAGAGTGTCTATTGTTGGCACCGCTGAAGGCCAAGGCGGAAAAGCCTTGGCTGATCTTAAAGGTGTCACTATTCCGGTTAAAATTACTGGTACCTTTGCCTCACCAAAACCAAGTGTTGATTTGGCTGCGGTAGTCAAAGATCAAGCTGAAGAAAAAATTAAAGCGAAGGCCGAAGAAAAATTAAAAGAGAAACTCGGCGATGAAGTTGGCGGCTTACTCGGTGGCGCCTTACTGGGCAACAAAAAAGCAGCGCCTGAAGCAGACTCCGAACCTGAAAACCAAGCGAATTCCGCACCTGAAACGGCGACATCTGAAGCAGCCCCATCTGATACGCCTGACCAAGGATCCGCGCCTTCTGCTGAAGAACAACTTAAAGAAGAAGTGAAAGATAAACTAAAAAAATTATTCTAA
- the mutY gene encoding A/G-specific adenine glycosylase, translating into MSEKLFSQQLLAWFDQHGRKNLPWQQPATPYRVWLSEVMLQQTQVSTVIPYFQRFVVRFPDIRSLAEASTDEVLQYWAGLGYYARGRNLHKAAVIMAQQHNAAIPENFDALLALPGIGRSTAGAIMALAFQHRYPILDGNVKRVLCRFTAEPDWPGQKNIETALWQLAESLLPERRINAYIQAQMDLGATVCTRSKPDCHCCPLQTNCLGRQTGKPEHYPVRKKKPALPERHCRWLIYRQSEKILLEKRPEKGIWGGMWSFPEINIDMPMDAILARHAVDDMIDLTPIRHTFTHFRLQIIPLLIDINQHDQIETNDNQQWVTITDSLSLALPAPVNKLIQKLNRGVT; encoded by the coding sequence ATGTCAGAAAAGTTATTCAGCCAGCAATTGCTGGCTTGGTTTGATCAGCACGGTCGAAAAAACCTGCCATGGCAGCAACCGGCGACGCCTTATCGCGTCTGGTTGTCAGAAGTCATGCTGCAACAAACGCAAGTCAGCACCGTTATTCCATATTTTCAACGTTTTGTTGTTCGTTTTCCAGATATTCGCAGTCTGGCCGAGGCATCAACAGACGAGGTATTACAATATTGGGCAGGTCTTGGGTATTACGCGCGAGGGCGCAACCTGCACAAAGCAGCCGTTATCATGGCGCAGCAACATAATGCTGCGATACCTGAGAATTTTGACGCCTTATTGGCACTGCCGGGAATTGGACGTTCGACAGCCGGTGCCATTATGGCATTGGCCTTTCAACATCGGTACCCGATTCTGGATGGGAATGTTAAACGGGTACTTTGCCGGTTTACTGCTGAACCTGACTGGCCAGGACAAAAAAACATCGAAACCGCACTCTGGCAACTCGCTGAGTCACTGCTACCTGAACGTCGTATTAATGCGTATATTCAAGCACAGATGGATTTGGGTGCCACGGTCTGTACCCGCAGTAAGCCAGATTGTCATTGTTGTCCTTTACAGACAAATTGTCTTGGCCGTCAGACAGGCAAACCGGAACACTATCCGGTTCGCAAAAAAAAACCAGCATTGCCGGAACGACACTGCCGTTGGCTGATTTACCGTCAATCCGAAAAAATATTACTCGAAAAGCGCCCGGAAAAGGGCATTTGGGGAGGAATGTGGAGCTTCCCGGAAATTAATATCGATATGCCAATGGACGCAATTTTGGCCAGACATGCTGTCGATGACATGATTGATTTAACACCGATTCGTCATACCTTTACTCATTTTCGTCTGCAAATCATCCCGCTGTTAATAGATATTAATCAGCATGACCAGATAGAAACCAATGACAATCAACAGTGGGTTACAATAACAGACAGTCTCAGTCTGGCACTGCCAGCCCCGGTTAACAAGCTCATCCAAAAACTCAACAGAGGTGTGACATGA
- a CDS encoding oxidative damage protection protein: MTRTVHCIKLDKEAEGLDFPPYPGELGKQLWESVSKEAWQLWLSHQTMLINEYRLSLADPKSQSFLKAEMEKFFYGEGSEKPADYVPK; this comes from the coding sequence ATGACCCGTACCGTTCACTGCATCAAACTCGACAAAGAAGCTGAAGGACTTGATTTCCCTCCCTATCCGGGTGAGCTCGGTAAACAGTTGTGGGAGTCAGTTTCCAAAGAGGCCTGGCAGTTGTGGTTGAGTCATCAGACCATGCTAATCAATGAGTATCGTTTATCGCTAGCAGATCCCAAGTCCCAGAGCTTTCTCAAAGCCGAAATGGAAAAGTTCTTTTATGGCGAAGGCTCAGAAAAACCCGCGGATTATGTGCCGAAATAA
- a CDS encoding cold-shock protein has protein sequence MADQVTGTVKWFNDAKGFGFIERADGPDVFVHHSAIQSEGFRTLKEGQAVTMVVTQGAKGPQAENVIPS, from the coding sequence ATGGCAGATCAAGTTACAGGTACGGTCAAATGGTTCAATGACGCAAAGGGATTTGGTTTTATTGAACGTGCAGATGGTCCGGATGTTTTCGTCCACCACAGCGCGATTCAATCTGAAGGATTCAGAACATTGAAAGAAGGACAGGCCGTCACCATGGTAGTTACCCAGGGTGCAAAAGGTCCACAGGCAGAAAACGTTATCCCAAGCTGA
- a CDS encoding DUF4197 domain-containing protein: MKTASTWMFLTFLFLTPAHADFGKMLEDFKSAGKTMLGQEQSHDGEGLANDTIIDGLREALTLGSQRAIDTIGQEGGFLNNAAIRIPLPPRVQKVSDVMKKFGMSQLADDFENSMNRAAEQAAPEATSILVDAIRSMSISDAKTILQGDQDAATRYFEDKTRPRLATLFSPIVEDSLNNVGATRYYNQLDSKMQAVPVVGQNLNVDLNEYVTQQALDGLFIMLAAEEQKIRENPAARTTSLLKQVFGK, encoded by the coding sequence ATGAAAACGGCTTCCACCTGGATGTTTCTGACCTTTTTGTTCCTGACACCTGCCCACGCTGACTTTGGCAAAATGCTCGAAGACTTTAAATCGGCCGGCAAGACGATGCTGGGACAAGAGCAAAGCCACGACGGCGAAGGCTTAGCAAATGACACCATCATAGACGGCTTACGTGAGGCATTAACACTTGGCAGTCAACGTGCCATCGACACGATCGGCCAGGAAGGTGGCTTCCTGAATAACGCGGCGATTCGTATTCCTCTGCCACCACGTGTACAAAAAGTATCGGATGTAATGAAAAAGTTTGGCATGAGTCAACTGGCTGATGACTTTGAAAACAGCATGAATCGCGCTGCAGAACAGGCAGCGCCAGAAGCAACATCTATTCTGGTTGATGCGATTAGAAGTATGTCTATTAGCGATGCCAAAACGATTCTTCAGGGCGATCAGGATGCGGCTACGCGTTATTTTGAGGATAAAACCCGACCGCGGTTGGCCACTCTTTTTTCACCGATTGTGGAAGACTCTCTGAATAATGTTGGCGCAACGCGTTATTACAATCAATTAGACAGCAAAATGCAGGCCGTGCCTGTTGTCGGTCAAAACCTGAATGTTGACCTCAATGAGTATGTTACTCAGCAGGCGTTAGACGGTTTGTTTATTATGCTTGCGGCAGAAGAACAAAAAATCCGTGAAAATCCTGCGGCACGAACGACATCATTACTGAAACAAGTTTTTGGTAAATAA
- a CDS encoding ATP-binding cassette domain-containing protein: MALLQLKQLTVSFGGPNLLENVDFQIDKGERVCLVGRNGAGKSTLMKVIAGDVTADAGDTTNLQNLKIARLEQEVPAGTQGTVFDVVAAGLGDIAPLLVQYHHIVQQLQDDASEAVLNRLEKAQHQLEAADGWLFEQQVETVISKLDLPADASFDSLSGGMKRRVLLAQALVKSPDILLLDEPTNHLDINSITWLEGFLKSYEGTVLFITHDRSFLQALATRIVWLDRGKLASFPGDYRNFLQKREAMLAAEAEQNAQFDKKLAQEEVWIRQGIKARRTRNEGRVRALQQLRRERQQRREVQGNVAMQLHEADRSGKLVAEIKAVSQSYDGKTLFDNFSSVIQRGDRVGIIGPNGCGKSTLLGIVLGKQQPQSGSVRLGTNLQVAYFDQLRSQLEENASVVDNVGQGRDFVELGDSRKHIIGYLQDFLFTPERARTPVKALSGGERNRLLLAKLFTQPANLLVMDEPTNDLDAETLELLEELLASYNGTLLLVSHDRSFLNNVVTSSIVFDDDGVVREYVGGYDDWLHQRQLASVPVKPTPGEAAQSASRADNKSKKRKSTLTYQQQLDLQALPQKIEKLEQQQSMLTLQMSQPDFYQQPSEKITALQQELTQLESELETLFVQWEALEAKQQDGVEE, from the coding sequence ATGGCTTTGTTGCAACTTAAACAACTGACCGTGAGTTTTGGCGGACCGAATTTACTTGAAAACGTTGATTTTCAAATCGACAAAGGCGAACGGGTCTGTCTGGTCGGCCGTAATGGTGCTGGGAAATCAACCTTGATGAAGGTTATTGCCGGTGACGTCACCGCTGATGCTGGCGATACTACAAATTTGCAGAACCTGAAGATTGCCCGACTCGAACAAGAGGTGCCGGCTGGCACGCAGGGGACGGTTTTTGATGTGGTTGCCGCCGGTTTGGGCGATATTGCCCCCTTACTGGTGCAGTATCACCACATTGTTCAGCAGCTGCAAGATGATGCTAGCGAGGCGGTGTTAAACCGGCTTGAAAAAGCACAGCACCAATTGGAAGCCGCCGATGGCTGGTTGTTTGAACAACAGGTTGAAACGGTAATTTCCAAGCTGGACTTACCTGCTGATGCGTCTTTTGACAGTTTATCTGGTGGGATGAAACGGCGTGTCTTGTTGGCCCAGGCACTGGTCAAGTCGCCTGATATTTTATTGCTGGATGAGCCGACCAATCATTTGGATATCAATTCAATCACTTGGTTGGAAGGCTTTTTAAAATCTTACGAGGGCACGGTTTTATTTATTACTCACGATCGCAGCTTTCTGCAAGCATTGGCGACTCGGATTGTCTGGCTGGATCGGGGCAAGTTGGCCAGTTTCCCCGGTGACTATCGAAATTTTCTACAAAAGCGTGAAGCCATGCTGGCTGCGGAAGCAGAGCAAAACGCCCAGTTTGATAAAAAGCTGGCTCAGGAGGAAGTCTGGATTCGTCAAGGTATCAAGGCACGTCGGACCAGAAATGAAGGGCGCGTCCGGGCCTTACAGCAACTGCGTCGTGAGCGCCAGCAGCGTCGTGAAGTCCAAGGCAATGTGGCGATGCAACTCCATGAAGCGGATCGCAGCGGCAAGTTAGTCGCAGAAATTAAAGCCGTCAGTCAGTCTTATGATGGAAAAACACTATTCGATAACTTTTCATCCGTTATTCAGCGCGGTGATCGGGTTGGCATTATTGGTCCAAATGGCTGTGGTAAAAGTACCCTGCTTGGCATTGTTCTAGGAAAACAACAGCCGCAATCCGGCTCGGTACGGTTAGGAACCAATTTACAAGTTGCTTATTTTGATCAGCTGCGGAGTCAGCTTGAAGAAAACGCTTCGGTAGTGGACAACGTCGGACAAGGCCGAGATTTTGTCGAGTTAGGTGACAGTCGTAAACACATTATTGGTTATTTACAGGACTTTCTGTTTACCCCCGAGCGGGCGAGAACGCCAGTCAAAGCACTCTCAGGTGGTGAACGTAACCGGTTATTACTCGCCAAGTTATTTACTCAGCCAGCTAACCTATTGGTTATGGATGAGCCAACCAATGACTTGGATGCAGAAACACTGGAGCTGCTTGAAGAGTTACTGGCCAGTTATAACGGCACTTTATTGCTGGTCAGCCATGATCGTAGTTTTCTTAACAATGTGGTCACCAGCAGTATCGTTTTTGATGATGACGGCGTAGTTCGGGAATATGTCGGCGGCTATGATGACTGGTTACATCAACGCCAATTAGCATCTGTGCCGGTAAAGCCAACTCCTGGCGAGGCCGCCCAGTCTGCGTCGAGGGCTGATAACAAGTCTAAAAAGCGTAAATCGACCTTAACGTATCAGCAGCAACTTGATCTGCAAGCTTTGCCACAAAAAATCGAAAAACTGGAACAACAACAATCAATGCTGACATTGCAAATGAGCCAGCCTGACTTTTATCAACAGCCATCAGAAAAAATCACGGCGTTGCAACAGGAGTTGACGCAGTTAGAGTCGGAGCTTGAAACCTTATTTGTTCAATGGGAAGCCTTGGAGGCCAAGCAGCAAGATGGAGTGGAAGAATAA
- a CDS encoding ATP-binding cassette domain-containing protein has protein sequence MIKLTQLILRRGPRVLFEQANLVIHPGQRVGLTGANGAGKSSLFAMMRGQLSADSGDLDMPANWVIAHVAQETPAVDTPAIDYVLEGDAPLSDLLLKLAEAERQEDGHQQTQLHDALSLIDGYSGRSRAARLLHGLGFSAAQQTQAVRSFSGGWRMRLNLAQALMCRSDLLLLDEPTNHLDLEAVYWLEEWLRQYSGTLIVISHDRDFLDRVVNQIAHIEQQRIKLYTGNYSDFEQARAMHLANQQAAHDKQQREVAHIRSFVNRFKAKATKAKQAQSRLKALARMEMIAPAHVDSPFHFRFFEPSRLTTPILALDEASAGYNQQPLLTSLKLSLNAGDRIGLLGPNGAGKSTLIKLIAGELTPLSGKRREGKDIVIGYFAQHQLEQLRPDESPLQHMQRLDVMASEQVLRDYLGGFGFHGDEAVQKVAPFSGGEKARLVLAILVYQRPALLLLDEPTNHLDLEMRHALTMALQEYDGALVVVSHDRYFLRNVTDDLWLVAEGQAKAFAGDLDDYRLLRLGKDNDSASKTALAKPKKADRQAAAQQRQRLQPLKKKVQRAEQLMDKQHQQLQSIEAQLAAPELYEAEQKDQLKQLLQQQSEFKSQLAQTELEWLEASEDLTRAEQETA, from the coding sequence ATGATAAAACTGACTCAACTCATTTTGCGTCGCGGCCCGCGAGTTCTTTTTGAACAGGCTAATCTCGTCATTCATCCTGGACAGCGTGTCGGTTTAACCGGCGCCAACGGTGCTGGAAAATCCAGTTTGTTTGCCATGATGCGTGGTCAATTATCGGCGGATAGTGGTGATTTGGATATGCCGGCCAATTGGGTTATTGCGCATGTGGCGCAAGAGACACCCGCTGTCGACACGCCAGCGATTGATTATGTTTTGGAAGGAGATGCCCCGCTCAGCGATCTCTTACTAAAGCTTGCCGAAGCGGAGCGACAAGAAGATGGTCATCAGCAAACGCAATTACATGACGCACTGAGTCTGATTGATGGCTACAGCGGCCGTAGCAGAGCGGCGCGATTGCTGCATGGGTTAGGTTTCTCCGCAGCGCAACAGACTCAAGCCGTACGCTCGTTTTCTGGTGGCTGGCGGATGCGACTCAATCTGGCGCAGGCGTTGATGTGTCGTAGTGATTTGTTACTGCTTGATGAGCCAACAAATCATCTCGACCTGGAAGCTGTTTATTGGCTGGAAGAGTGGCTAAGACAATATAGTGGCACGCTGATTGTTATCTCGCATGATCGCGACTTCCTGGATCGGGTCGTCAATCAGATCGCCCATATCGAGCAGCAGCGAATCAAGTTGTACACCGGTAACTATAGTGATTTTGAGCAAGCTCGGGCTATGCATCTGGCAAATCAACAAGCGGCACATGATAAACAACAACGGGAAGTGGCGCATATTCGCAGTTTTGTTAACCGCTTTAAGGCGAAAGCGACCAAAGCCAAACAGGCACAAAGTCGTCTCAAGGCTTTGGCAAGAATGGAAATGATTGCGCCGGCGCATGTTGATTCGCCATTTCATTTTCGGTTTTTTGAGCCTAGCAGATTGACGACACCAATACTGGCACTTGACGAGGCATCTGCCGGGTATAACCAGCAACCATTGCTGACGTCACTTAAACTGAGCCTGAATGCCGGCGACCGGATTGGTTTGCTGGGTCCTAACGGCGCCGGTAAATCAACTTTAATTAAGCTGATTGCCGGGGAACTGACACCATTATCCGGAAAGCGCCGCGAGGGAAAAGATATCGTCATTGGCTATTTTGCTCAGCATCAGCTTGAACAATTACGACCCGATGAGTCGCCACTACAGCACATGCAGCGATTAGATGTGATGGCCTCGGAACAAGTGTTGCGTGATTATCTTGGCGGTTTTGGCTTTCATGGCGATGAGGCCGTGCAAAAAGTGGCTCCATTTTCCGGCGGTGAAAAAGCAAGACTGGTACTGGCAATACTGGTCTATCAGCGACCGGCGTTACTGTTACTTGACGAGCCAACGAACCATCTCGATTTGGAAATGCGTCATGCGTTGACCATGGCCTTGCAGGAGTATGACGGCGCATTGGTTGTGGTCTCGCATGATCGGTATTTTCTGCGGAATGTCACGGATGATTTATGGTTGGTTGCTGAGGGGCAAGCAAAAGCCTTTGCTGGTGATTTGGATGACTATCGATTGCTTCGGCTGGGAAAAGACAATGACAGTGCCTCAAAAACAGCGCTAGCCAAACCCAAAAAAGCGGACAGACAAGCGGCAGCCCAGCAGCGTCAGCGGTTGCAACCACTTAAGAAAAAGGTACAGCGCGCGGAGCAATTAATGGATAAGCAACATCAACAATTACAGTCCATTGAAGCGCAACTGGCTGCGCCGGAATTATACGAAGCGGAACAAAAGGATCAGTTAAAACAGCTGCTGCAACAACAAAGTGAATTTAAATCGCAGTTGGCGCAGACTGAACTGGAATGGCTTGAAGCCAGTGAAGATTTAACCCGTGCTGAACAGGAAACAGCTTAA
- the ung gene encoding uracil-DNA glycosylase, with the protein MALEQAPEWQKVLTDEFSKPYMAVLKTFLQQEKQRQKVIYPHSSDWFHALEATPLSTVKVVILGQDPYHQPGQAHGLCFSVKPGVAVPPSLKNIYKELIDDVNFAVPQHGCLESWAKQGVLLLNAVLTVEQNQANAHQGKGWEQFTDRIVEIVSQQSQHVVFMLWGSYAQKKGAAIDSEHHLVLKSTHPSPLSAHRGFLGCRHFSQANAYLAQHGREPIDWQLPMTLN; encoded by the coding sequence ATGGCTTTAGAACAAGCACCTGAGTGGCAGAAAGTGTTAACTGATGAGTTTTCCAAGCCCTATATGGCAGTATTAAAGACATTTTTGCAGCAGGAAAAGCAGCGACAAAAGGTGATTTACCCGCATTCATCGGACTGGTTTCATGCGCTCGAAGCCACTCCCTTATCGACAGTGAAGGTGGTCATTTTGGGGCAAGATCCTTATCACCAACCCGGTCAAGCGCATGGTCTGTGTTTTTCGGTCAAACCCGGTGTTGCCGTCCCGCCTTCGTTGAAGAATATCTATAAAGAGTTAATTGATGATGTCAATTTTGCTGTACCGCAACATGGTTGTCTCGAATCTTGGGCAAAGCAAGGTGTGTTGCTATTGAATGCGGTACTCACCGTAGAGCAAAATCAGGCCAACGCACATCAGGGCAAAGGCTGGGAGCAGTTTACAGACCGGATCGTTGAGATTGTCAGCCAGCAGTCTCAGCATGTTGTTTTCATGCTGTGGGGCAGTTATGCCCAGAAAAAAGGGGCCGCTATAGACAGCGAACATCATCTTGTTCTTAAGTCGACGCATCCTTCGCCCTTGTCCGCACATCGGGGCTTTCTGGGGTGTCGGCATTTTAGTCAAGCCAATGCCTATCTCGCACAGCACGGAAGAGAGCCCATTGATTGGCAGTTACCAATGACGCTGAACTAA
- the msrB gene encoding peptide-methionine (R)-S-oxide reductase MsrB, whose protein sequence is MTKINKTQTEWQSALTEEQFRVTRQAGTEAPFSGKYYDFNETGRYQCICCGVTLFHSDAKFDAGCGWPSFSSQIEHGVVSHHQDDSHGMQRIEVRCSQCDAHLGHVFDDGPEPTGLRYCINSVAINFDEEN, encoded by the coding sequence ATGACTAAAATTAATAAAACACAGACGGAGTGGCAATCAGCGCTGACAGAAGAGCAGTTTCGGGTAACGCGTCAGGCAGGAACCGAAGCCCCCTTTTCCGGCAAGTACTATGATTTTAATGAGACAGGTCGTTATCAATGCATTTGTTGTGGTGTAACGCTGTTTCATTCTGATGCGAAATTTGACGCAGGCTGTGGCTGGCCCAGTTTTTCTTCACAAATCGAACATGGTGTGGTCAGTCACCATCAGGATGACAGTCACGGCATGCAGCGTATCGAAGTCAGATGTAGCCAGTGTGACGCGCATCTTGGCCATGTATTTGATGATGGGCCAGAACCAACCGGTCTTCGTTATTGCATTAACTCTGTTGCAATTAACTTCGATGAAGAAAACTGA
- a CDS encoding GIY-YIG nuclease family protein, with the protein MKKTDWTLYIVSTEDGALYTGITTDLARRLKQHRQELAGGAKFFRRSPLAALLYQEKHADRRSASQREYAIKQLSKQQKLKLINDKTAS; encoded by the coding sequence ATGAAGAAAACTGACTGGACTTTATATATTGTCAGCACAGAAGACGGGGCGCTTTATACCGGAATTACGACCGACCTTGCTCGTCGGCTTAAGCAACATCGACAGGAACTTGCTGGCGGTGCAAAGTTTTTTCGCCGGAGTCCGTTAGCCGCGTTGCTTTATCAGGAAAAACATGCCGATCGACGGAGCGCCAGTCAACGCGAATACGCGATTAAACAGTTAAGCAAACAACAAAAGCTAAAATTAATTAATGACAAAACAGCAAGTTGA
- a CDS encoding Mor transcription activator family protein — protein MSRDSMMETRRHELLEDIHAQVSSVAGEHGIEADLADQIGCAIADHLANNWGGQNFTFPKDHHYQISSRDEEIYDKFNGRNHHILAKDYNLTIRAIYKIIKRVRAKGDPNQTTLF, from the coding sequence ATGAGCAGAGATTCAATGATGGAAACAAGACGCCACGAGCTGCTGGAAGATATTCATGCACAGGTGAGCTCAGTCGCCGGTGAGCACGGTATCGAGGCTGATCTAGCCGACCAGATTGGCTGTGCTATCGCTGACCACCTGGCAAACAACTGGGGTGGCCAGAACTTCACTTTCCCAAAAGATCATCACTATCAAATCAGCAGTCGGGACGAGGAAATCTATGATAAATTCAATGGCCGTAATCACCACATCTTGGCTAAGGATTACAATCTAACAATCAGGGCCATCTATAAAATCATCAAACGTGTGCGCGCTAAAGGTGACCCAAATCAGACAACTTTGTTTTAA